The region ATCCCCCATTCAatggtttgattttatttattttatttttttttcttcctctcgcGGCTGCGGCGTGCGGGGGCGCCATCGTGCGGGGCCGCGCCGGCGTGTGAACATGAATTCACCGAGAGCAGGCATCACTAGAAGCGGCGACGTAAAGCGAAAAAGACGGGTCAGAGGTCATCGTAAGGCGAATCAGCAGCCAccaatgtaaacaaaatatagATTTCATGTTTCGcctttactttaaaaacaaaaaccccatCAGTTTGCTCATAATTTTGTACAGCTCATGCTCGTGAACGGCCTGCTGGGAACTTAAAAGATATGTTCACATTTGCTCCAGTCTGTCTTTAtataatgctaacatgcaaaaaaaaaaaaagaaaagtttttttgtcGCTCTAAATGTTCCTTTTGCCCACACTGGCCCCCGAAGAGCTGCACGACTAATCTGATTCCAGTGGAAGGGACGGGGGACAAAAGCCACAGTCCTTCGTGTTCTGGGAAGGGACATTGTGAAGTTCAGCCGGATGTTGATATGAGGCTTCtgcagttttctaaaaaaatctAGTGGGTGTCTTTCAGAGTTGTAATCTTTTTTAGCACGAAATTCCCTTCTTTGTTTGCCCGGACGGCGTTTACTGGCTGGGCTGTGGTGGGAGGGATGGTGACACAAAGAGGGGAGTTTGTACTAAAAGGgatgtaactttggaagatttCGGGACTGGTTTGACAAGAGGCCTCACTCAGAGCAACTTTGGCCCTGcgtggaaaaaacagaaaacaaaacaaaaggcagCCTCCTAATTAATTTGAATCAGGCCACTCTCTGTTGGAGCAAAGATGCAAATGCAGCAGGATctggcagagggaaaaaaaaaatatatatatatatatatatatatatgcaggcTCATCTGTCAAAATCTGATTCTTCAAATCTGATTTGGAGGAAGTCCAAGAAGtgaaactggacttcctggattgCATTTAACGTCTCACCGGTGCAGGAGGCAACAGGCCCCAACCAGTGCAGTAAATCCAGCCGCCCGACAACAGCTTGAGCTGAACTAGAATCcgaccaaaaataaaaactgtggaTCTCGTCCCCCTTCGCTCACATTCAAATGGATCTCTTGGCAGCCAAAGAGGGACTGGCAGACCGACAGAGGGGGACAACCGGAGCAACCCAAATCTCTGTCAATGCACACATGAGCATGGGAGTGCTGTATGGAAGGCGGACTAGAAAAAAATGCGAACCTGtcctttaattaaaatgtgtgcaGCACCCAAAAGAAGTTGCCTCAGCtgttagaaataaaaaaggcattAAACCCCCACTACAACCTCGACCGCACGACAGCACTGGAGGGATTTTCGAAGCACTTTCACTGCGTCTTTTCCGCTTGTCTTGTCCATAAACTCAGCTGAGCACTTCTAAATCCTCATCAGCCGCTGACAAATGCGAGCAGGATCCCCGAGTCGGGCTGGAGCCTGCCCTCAGACTGATCGAGCCGTACAACTTGGCCGCGTGTTTGGAATAGGCAAACgccttcctcctcatcatctccCCCTTCCACATGGAGATCATGAGCAGGGTGGACAGCAGCACGCCCCCGAGGGTGAGCAGGCACAGTCCCGCTATGACACACCGGTCCAGGTGGGCCCCGACCCcggctctctccctctccagacGCTCCATCTCCCGGGCGGAGATGCTGTCCGGGTCCACTCGCACGTCCCTGGGGACCGTGTAGGATATGGCGACCAAAGAGATGCCCGTCACCAGGCACGCCACGGCGATGATGAAGCCGTAGTCCACCGACTTGCCCGAGCCGTCGGAGGAGAGGTCGTCGTCGGACAGCAAGTAAAGTTCCGGGACGgcgtcctcctcttcctgcatcgcctcctcctcctcgtacAGTTCACTCGAGGAGCTTTGACTCAGTCTGCAGCTTTGGGGACTTGTCCCTATCAGCCGGACATCATCACCGTCTTCATCATCTTGGCGTTTGCAGGTGAAACATGTCTCCGTTTCCTCCTCCGGCCGCGGCGCCCTCTGGCTCGCTGTCCACGGTGCTGAACCCTCTCCTCCGCCGGGATGAGGCGACTttccgccgccgccgccgccgcagaTCTCCGTGACACTTTGCTTAGTTAAAACCGGGGAGGCGTCTCTCGGATCGGGTTGGTCAAAGTAAAACAGTTCGAGATCGGCCATTTGAACATGGGCTGGGTTTTCCGATTTGTCAAGCCCATGCGTCCGCCTCTGTCAgtaacacatgcaaaaaaaagaaaagaaagaaaaagaagatattTAAGATAGTTAAACTCACTGAAATGACTGGCAGATGAGACAgcaactttaatttttttccccattctttATTCGCTGCAAGCCCAGTTTATGTCTCTGCCTCAAGTATTTGCACAAGCCAGAAATCGACACGCATCTCTCCCGTTGGTGCACCGCATGCATTTTAAAGTAGAGCCAAGCAAGTCTTCAATGGATGTGATGGAACCACGGGGAAAAATTCCCACTCATTAACACTTTAtctctcgcccccccccccccccttttttttctttccggCCACCGCAAGCTCTCAAATAGCTTTCTTTTCCGAAACACTTAGTAACCGTGCGACACGCTACTGAATCTCCATCCACCCAATGTGCTCCATCAATCGTTTAATAGGCAACAAAATGCGGTTTCCCGAGTACCTCTTCTCCCCGTCTGCGGCCGCTCGCGTC is a window of Xiphias gladius isolate SHS-SW01 ecotype Sanya breed wild chromosome 24, ASM1685928v1, whole genome shotgun sequence DNA encoding:
- the LOC120786457 gene encoding transmembrane protein 74, which translates into the protein MADLELFYFDQPDPRDASPVLTKQSVTEICGGGGGGKSPHPGGGEGSAPWTASQRAPRPEEETETCFTCKRQDDEDGDDVRLIGTSPQSCRLSQSSSSELYEEEEAMQEEEDAVPELYLLSDDDLSSDGSGKSVDYGFIIAVACLVTGISLVAISYTVPRDVRVDPDSISAREMERLERERAGVGAHLDRCVIAGLCLLTLGGVLLSTLLMISMWKGEMMRRKAFAYSKHAAKLYGSISLRAGSSPTRGSCSHLSAADEDLEVLS